The Apostichopus japonicus isolate 1M-3 chromosome 6, ASM3797524v1, whole genome shotgun sequence genome contains a region encoding:
- the LOC139968978 gene encoding uncharacterized protein isoform X1, with product MDGENDLSQADERILLHSGRKKWSVLFWIILKILWLPHPNPVEAKRQCLKCRLRAGFSSRQQVTLPSGGRTVNSSRHPEPSTYHENENQPLLSSQKEKEQCDVCDTLWWNYHGKTVKYNEIDIGAQPWCHYGSGVISSVMLSILLSVNICTMGMVLYRTWADSRKILYLLNETTLIGMLSSYPGIAICSKLDYYLQGKFPCLSWSRIFRIRYLVARGQYVDWKHTGLPGKPFLVLCIVWPALTFLYLCYVLIELDVCLSSSTVKTLLHCVYCYVMMATWGLFMYLIYFIRLSFHRQFRHLLLYLNEFQGEIDLCRDTIQNVFAEFNCFRKCCNIYIMITCPLLILSVTTNITWDYVRGDDAQGMNLQRNISEILMNYLGWNTIVMGLSLVLIAIGGVSLKGLSDRFYFNVLQLQSESYAKFWKKIIHEITNLSEASNHGVLITLSFAVIGSYMALHLQEQDVIHIC from the exons ATGGATGGTGAAAACGACCTTTCTCAGGCCGACGAACGAATTTTGCTACATTCTGGAAGGAAGAAATGGTCCGTTTTGTTTTGGATCATTTTAAAGATTCTTTGGTTACCTCATCCAAACCCGGTGGAAGCTAAAAGGCAGTGTTTAAAATGTCGCCTGCGTGCCGGATTTAGTTCCCGCCAGCAAGTCACGCTACCCTCAGGAGGACGGACTGTTAATTCATCTAGGCATCCGGAACCATCAACGTACCATGAGAACGAAAATCAACCGCTTTTAAGCAGCCAAAAAGAGAAGGAACAATGTGATGTTTGTGATACGCTCTGGTGGAACTATCATGGCAAAACGGTAAAATACAACGAGATAGATATTG GTGCCCAACCCTGGTGCCACTACGGGAGCGGTGTCATTTCCTCCGTGATGTTGTCAATACTCCTTTCTGTGAATATCTGCACCATGGGAATGGTGTTATACAGAACATGGGCTGATTCTCGCAAAATTCTATACTTACTAAATGAAACTACTTTAATTGGTATGTTATCGTCATACCCTGGCATTGCGATTTGTTCCAAATTGGACTATTATCTTCAAGGGAAGTTTCCTTGTCTTTCCTGGTCCAGAATATTCCGCATTCGTTACCTGGTAGCAAGGGGACAATACGTGGACTGGAAGCATACAG GTCTTCCAGGGAAACCCTTCCTCGTTCTTTGCATAGTCTGGCCTGCCCTGACATTTCTTTATCTATGCTATGTGTTGATCGAACTAGACGTGTGTTTATCGTCGTCAACCGTAAAAACGTTACTCCATTGTGTTTATTGCTACGTTATGATGGCCACATGGGGTCTATTTATGTACCTTATATACTTCATCCGTCTTTCATTTCACCGACAATTTCGTCATCTTCTCCTTTACCTCAATGAATTCCAGGGAGAGATTGACCTCTGTCGAGATACCATCCAAAACGTCTTTGCCGAATTCAATTGCTTTCGCAAATGTTGTAACATTTATATTATGATAACGTGTCCTCTGTTGATTTTATCTGTAACGACAAATATCACATGGGATTATGTAAGAGGTGATGATGCTCAAGGCATGAATCTCCAAAGAAATATTAGTGAAATATTAATGAATTACTTGGGGTGGAACACAATTGTAATGGGCCTGTCCTTGGTATTAATTGCTATAGGGGGAGTCAGTTTAAAGGGTCTTAGCGATAgattttatttcaatgttttgCAGCTGCAATCTGAGTCTTATGCGAAATTTTGGAAGAAAATTATCCATGAGATTACCAATCTGTCAGAAGCATCGAACCATGGAGTTTTAATTACTTTATCGTTTGCTGTTATTGGTAGTTACATGGCTCTACACTTGCAGGAGCAAGATGTGATACATATTTGTTGA
- the LOC139968978 gene encoding uncharacterized protein isoform X2, whose translation MDGENDLSQADERILLHSGRKKWSVLFWIILKILWLPHPNPVEAKRQCLKCRLRAGFSSRQQVTLPSGGRTVNSSRHPEPSTYHENENQPLLSSQKEKEQCDVCDTLWWNYHGKTVKYNEIDIGAQPWCHYGSGVISSVMLSILLSVNICTMGMVLYRTWADSRKILYLLNETTLIGMLSSYPGIAICSKLDYYLQGKFPCLSWSRIFRIRYLVARGQYVDWKHTETEIK comes from the exons ATGGATGGTGAAAACGACCTTTCTCAGGCCGACGAACGAATTTTGCTACATTCTGGAAGGAAGAAATGGTCCGTTTTGTTTTGGATCATTTTAAAGATTCTTTGGTTACCTCATCCAAACCCGGTGGAAGCTAAAAGGCAGTGTTTAAAATGTCGCCTGCGTGCCGGATTTAGTTCCCGCCAGCAAGTCACGCTACCCTCAGGAGGACGGACTGTTAATTCATCTAGGCATCCGGAACCATCAACGTACCATGAGAACGAAAATCAACCGCTTTTAAGCAGCCAAAAAGAGAAGGAACAATGTGATGTTTGTGATACGCTCTGGTGGAACTATCATGGCAAAACGGTAAAATACAACGAGATAGATATTG GTGCCCAACCCTGGTGCCACTACGGGAGCGGTGTCATTTCCTCCGTGATGTTGTCAATACTCCTTTCTGTGAATATCTGCACCATGGGAATGGTGTTATACAGAACATGGGCTGATTCTCGCAAAATTCTATACTTACTAAATGAAACTACTTTAATTGGTATGTTATCGTCATACCCTGGCATTGCGATTTGTTCCAAATTGGACTATTATCTTCAAGGGAAGTTTCCTTGTCTTTCCTGGTCCAGAATATTCCGCATTCGTTACCTGGTAGCAAGGGGACAATACGTGGACTGGAAGCATACAG aaacagaaattAAATAG